AGGGTCAGATAGAACTCACGCTGCTAGACGCAAGTTATAACCTAAGGATAATAGTCTCGCCGGACATGGTGCGCCCGGTGAGGGAGGAGACCCATGGGGCGTAAGAAGACGCTCACTTTCACTGTTGAGGGTGGTAGGGTCAAGCCTGGGCCGCCAATAGCGCCTGCTATCGCGCCACTAGGGTTGAACGTAGCCGAGGTTGTGCAGAAGATAAACGAGGCGACCAAGAAGTTCGAGGGTATGACAGTACCGGTTAAGATCATCGTTGACCTTGACACTAAGGAGTATGAGATAGAGGTTGGCATTCCGACCACAACTGCGCTACTCTTGAGAGCAGCTGGTGCCAAGGAGCCGTCTGGTGACCCGGCACACCACAAGATAGGCGATATACCATTCGAGAAGATAGTCGAGATAGCCATAATGAAGAAGCCGCAGTTGACGGCTAAGACGCTAAAGGCGGCAGTCAAGACTATACTAGGTACTGCGAGGTGTATCGGACTGCTCGTTGACGGTAAGGATCCGAAGCAGGTGGTGAAGGAGGTAGAGCAGGGTCTTTACGATGCCGTGTTGGCAAAGTACGAGGAGGAGTGGCGCAAAGCCTAACCGGGCTTGGGGGGCGCGTAGCGCGCGAGGTGGAGAAGAGTGTCGTTCGTGCCTAAGGAGAACCTCGTGGATGCAATAAGGAAGGCGATAGCGTACTCGCCGGAACGTAAGTTCAAGCAGAGTGTTGAACTGATAGTTGTGCTTAGGGACGTTGACCCTAGGACCCCGGAGGGCCGTATAAGGGAGATAGTATTCCTTCCACATCCGCCAAAGAAGCACGTAACGATATGTGTGGTTGCAGATGGTGATATGGCTGTCAAAGCACGTGAGGTCGCCGACCGTGTAATAACTCGTGAGGAGCTACAAGGTATTGACAGGAAGATGGCGAAGAAGATAGCACAGACGTGCGACTGGGTGCTCGTCAAGACC
The Pyrolobus fumarii 1A DNA segment above includes these coding regions:
- a CDS encoding 50S ribosomal protein L11, whose amino-acid sequence is MGRKKTLTFTVEGGRVKPGPPIAPAIAPLGLNVAEVVQKINEATKKFEGMTVPVKIIVDLDTKEYEIEVGIPTTTALLLRAAGAKEPSGDPAHHKIGDIPFEKIVEIAIMKKPQLTAKTLKAAVKTILGTARCIGLLVDGKDPKQVVKEVEQGLYDAVLAKYEEEWRKA
- a CDS encoding 50S ribosomal protein L1, which translates into the protein MSFVPKENLVDAIRKAIAYSPERKFKQSVELIVVLRDVDPRTPEGRIREIVFLPHPPKKHVTICVVADGDMAVKAREVADRVITREELQGIDRKMAKKIAQTCDWVLVKTDLMGLAGRILGPALGPRGKIPVPMPPNVNVEAFVNRYRSAVMVRTRDQPQVMVRIGTEDMSPEELAENAMRVLQVLEGKLKNPTYNIAKIIVKTTMGPPIEVRLR